CTTGATACAGACGATGATGTTCATATGGCTGGGTTCACTGTTCAACGTTCAAGGTTCAACGTGGACCGTTCAAGGTTCAAGGTTCAACGTGGACCGTTCAAGGTTCAAGGTTCAACGTTCAACGTTCAAAGTTCGAGGTTCGAGGTTCGAGGTTGTGAGTTCCGATTTAGCGCTCAGCACATGGAACTCGTTTAGTTCAGCAACTGATGGGCGATCACTAACCGTTGAATTTCGGACGTGCCCTCGTAGATCTCGGTGATGCGGGCGTCGCGGAACAGCCGCTGGGCTGGAAAATCATAGAGATACCCATAGCCGCCGTGAACCTGGAGCGCCTTCGTGGCGGCCCGGTTGGCGGTCTCCGACGCGAACAGCTTTGCCATCGCCGATTCCTTGGTATGCCGAAGACCTTTGTCCTTCAGCCACGCCGCCCGATAGGTAAGTAGCCTCGCCGCCTCGATCTGCACCGCCATATCGGCAATCATCCATTGAATCGCCTGAAACGACGCAATCGGCTTATCGAAGGCAACCCGCTCCTTGGCATACCTGAGCGAGATGTCCAGCGCCGCCTGGGCGATCCCTACCGCCTGCGCCGCAATGCCAATCCGACCGGCATCAAGGGTCATCATAGCAATCTTGAACCCTTGCCCTATCTCGCCCAGCAGGTTCTCCGCAGGCACGCGGCAATTCTCAAAGACGACCTGGCAGCAACTGGTGCCATGGAGCCCCAACTTCTTCTCCACCTTCGAGATAGTGAAGCCCGGCGTCCCCTTCTCCACCAGGACGGCGCAGACCCCTTTGGCCCGAAGACCGCGATCGACCGTGGCAAAGACCAGCGCCAGATCAGCCTCCAAGGCGTTCGTGATGAAGTTCTTGGTCCCGTTCAGTACGAATACGTCGCCTTCCCTGCTGACCATGGTCTGCTGGGCTGACGCATCCGATCCAGCGCCCGGTTCGCTCAGCGCAAAGCAGCCGAGCAGTTTGCCGCCGGCGAGTGGGGTGAGATACCGCTGCTTTTGGGCCTCTGATCCGAACTTATACAGGGCATCAGCCACCAGCGAGTTGTTGACCGACATGACGACGCTGGTCGAGGCGCAGGCTCGAGCGATCTCCTCCATAGCGATAGCGTAGCACACATTGTCCGACCCGGCGCCGCCGTATTCCGTAGGAATCGCCACGCCCATCAGCCCAAGCTCCCCCATCTTCTTGACCGTCTCCTGCGGAAAGATCCCTTCTTCGTCCACCCGCTTGGCCAGCGGCGCGACTTCATTGGCAGCGAATTCGCGCACCATCTCCCGAAACAGTCGCTGCTCTTCGGTGAGCTCGAACCTCATCATCGTCCCCCAACCTTGAACTTTGAACGTTGAACCTTGAACGGGCCTTTCCTACTTCCCCTTGAACTTCGGTGGCCGTTTCTCCAGGAAGGCGTTTACGCCCTCAGCCCTGTCCTCGGTCGCAAAGCAGAGCCCGAACAACTGAGCTTCATGAGCGAGCGCTCGCTCCAGCGCCATATCGTACCCGTCCTCAATCGCCTCCTTGGCCGCCTTGATCGCCAGTGGAGCTTTGGTGGCCAGCTTGTCGGCCAGCTTTCTCACCTCGACCATCAGTTGATCGGCCGGCACAACCTTGTTCAGCAGACCGAGACCCCAGGCCTCCTGCGCTCCGATCATCTCGCCGGTCAGCACCAGCTCCTTCGCGCGCTGTTTGCCGATCAGCCGCGCCAGCCGCTGCGTTCCCCCGGCACCCGGGATGATCCCAAGATTGATCTCAGGCTGGCCGATCCTGGCCGCATCCGACGCATAGATCATGTCACAGGCCATCATCAGCTCACACCCTCCCCCCAGCGCATACCCGTTGACCGCCGCAATCACCGGCTTTGGCAATCGCTCGATCTCCAGAAAGAGCCGCTGGAGACGCTGGACAAACATCCACGCGTCGATCGGACTCATCGCCTTGAACTCAGTGATATCGGCCCCGGCAGCGAACGCCTTGTCCCCGGCGCCCGTAATCACCACCACCCGAACGCCCGAGTCGTCCCGGACCTGGCGCACCGCCTGCTCCAACTCCCCAACCATCGCCAGATTGATCGCGTTCAACGCCTGTGGGCGGTTCAACAGGATAATAGCGAGGCTGCCCTCTATCCGCAGTTCAAGTGTCTGGAAGCCCATGGCCACCTCCGATTCCATTTTATCTTCGACTGCCTCGTCACTTCACGATAAGGGTGATTTTCTGCGTCATGCCGGCGCCCGCCAGTGCAATATGTGCCCCGTCGGCGGCCTGCAAACACAGAGTGTGCGTACCGGGTGACAAGACCAATTCAGCTTCCAACTGTCCTTTGCCGTAGTGCAGGTGAGTGGCATCCGACGGCACCACTGCGCCGGCTGCTACGCAGTCAGTGTCCACCATGATGTGGAGATGACCCGCCCCGGCCTTCACTACACCGACGGGTTCGACGATAAAGTTCTCTGCGCCCATTGTGACCTTCACCGGGCTGATGACGGTAGCCCCATCGCTCGGCGAGGTAAAGAACACGCGGGCTTGGTTGGCGCCAAGCGTCGCGCAGGCTGAGAGCCCGGCCACGAGCAGGAGCAGAGCCAAAGCAAATTCTGATCGAGAAGTGTGCTTTGAAACGTTCATGATGTACCTCCTGGATGGCCAGGTTAGCCACTCCATGTATTGGTGGATGGCTAATTGAGGTAGTGAGACTCTTGTCGACGGCCTAACCAGAGCATCGGAGGGCGCGTCATCTCAGCGTACCCCTGCATGCTCTCGTTAGGGGCACCCATCGGGTACGACCGCATCTATGAAGGTCATCGGCGCCTCGTGAGGAGGTTAGCGATGACGCCTCCAGCAACACCCAGCACAAGAGTCACCACTACGCTGGTCAGAAGGTAGTGTCTGATGCTGAGAATGGTTGCATACCGCTCGATCTCTGTACCCAAGAGGAACACCGCATCGGGAAAAAGGTAGCCCGCGACAGTGTAGACAGCGCCACCAGTGAACGCCATCGTCATCGAAGATGCGATCAGGAGAAACCTCTCCTTCTCCCACGGCAGCGATTTGTCATTGATTCGAAAAATATAGTCGCTCAGCGTGACAGGCGTATACTTCTCATCATTAGCAGACTGACCAGCATCATATCGACGTCTCCAGCGGAACGCGAAGGGAAGGAACACCGCGAGAAAGCCAGCCACGGCACCGATTACTGTCAGGACTATTTTGTACCAATGCGCGTAACCCCTCAAGGTATTCAATCGCTCAATTATGTCGACTTCCGTCGCAAGAACCCAATCGCGGTCAGCCCCGGATATGGAATACGAGGCTCCTTCAGAAGTTAAGGTGATATCAATACGAGGCTTGCTTCTAGTGGTGACACCCTCGTCAGCAGCACCTTCCAGCTTAGCTCGCGCGGCGATCGTGAGAGACAGGATTGGCCGGGCACTCGTGTTTTCATCATTTAATACGATCCGAAGCTCACTCGTTTCGTAGTAAACCTTATTTGGATAGGTCACAACATACTGAACCGAGGGGGTTGCTTTCGCCGCCATGCGTTGTCGTACGATCTCATCGAGTTTAATCAAGTCCTTTTCGCCGACGACAAGGGATCCCAA
Above is a window of Candidatus Methylomirabilis lanthanidiphila DNA encoding:
- a CDS encoding enoyl-CoA hydratase — translated: MGFQTLELRIEGSLAIILLNRPQALNAINLAMVGELEQAVRQVRDDSGVRVVVITGAGDKAFAAGADITEFKAMSPIDAWMFVQRLQRLFLEIERLPKPVIAAVNGYALGGGCELMMACDMIYASDAARIGQPEINLGIIPGAGGTQRLARLIGKQRAKELVLTGEMIGAQEAWGLGLLNKVVPADQLMVEVRKLADKLATKAPLAIKAAKEAIEDGYDMALERALAHEAQLFGLCFATEDRAEGVNAFLEKRPPKFKGK
- a CDS encoding acyl-CoA dehydrogenase; translated protein: MRFELTEEQRLFREMVREFAANEVAPLAKRVDEEGIFPQETVKKMGELGLMGVAIPTEYGGAGSDNVCYAIAMEEIARACASTSVVMSVNNSLVADALYKFGSEAQKQRYLTPLAGGKLLGCFALSEPGAGSDASAQQTMVSREGDVFVLNGTKNFITNALEADLALVFATVDRGLRAKGVCAVLVEKGTPGFTISKVEKKLGLHGTSCCQVVFENCRVPAENLLGEIGQGFKIAMMTLDAGRIGIAAQAVGIAQAALDISLRYAKERVAFDKPIASFQAIQWMIADMAVQIEAARLLTYRAAWLKDKGLRHTKESAMAKLFASETANRAATKALQVHGGYGYLYDFPAQRLFRDARITEIYEGTSEIQRLVIAHQLLN